A stretch of Actinomycetota bacterium DNA encodes these proteins:
- the efp gene encoding elongation factor P: protein MASTNDLKNGLVLNIDGQLWTVVEFQHVKPGKGPAFVRTKLKNVLSGKVVDKTFNAGVSVETANVDKRNMQYLYRDGTDWVFMDLESYDQYPVSDVTVADAAKYLLENQEAVVAIHEGVPLYVELPASVELMVVYTEPGLQGDRSSAGTKPATLETGAEIKVPLFLESDTKVKVDTRDGSYLGRVN from the coding sequence GTGGCAAGTACTAATGATTTGAAGAACGGCCTTGTGCTCAACATCGACGGTCAGCTTTGGACGGTGGTCGAATTTCAGCACGTTAAGCCTGGCAAAGGTCCGGCATTTGTTCGCACCAAATTGAAGAATGTTCTGTCGGGCAAAGTGGTGGACAAGACCTTCAACGCTGGCGTTTCTGTTGAGACCGCAAATGTGGACAAGCGAAACATGCAGTACTTGTACCGAGATGGCACCGATTGGGTGTTTATGGATTTGGAATCATACGACCAATATCCAGTTTCTGATGTCACAGTCGCAGACGCAGCAAAATACCTGCTCGAGAACCAAGAAGCCGTAGTGGCTATACATGAGGGTGTGCCGCTGTATGTCGAACTTCCTGCCAGTGTGGAATTGATGGTGGTGTACACCGAACCAGGTTTGCAGGGTGATCGATCCAGTGCCGGGACAAAACCGGCAACACTTGAGACAGGTGCAGAAATTAAAGTTCCCCTATTTCTGGAATCAGACACCAAGGTAAAAGTGGATACCCGAGACGGTTCCTACCTTGGACGTGTCAATTAA
- a CDS encoding aminopeptidase P family protein, which translates to MTSRITRVQDVLPADEALLVTKPANVRYLSGYSGSNGIVLLTQSDATLFTDSRYAIQASSECFDVNIVISSDLFKGAAELAKGSDLQIEARHLTVGAFNRLSDLLAPNRIKVSAVGIESFRVVKDENEIALIEQACQIATSALNQVTSINLIGRTEREIARLLEFEMLNLGAEAIGFETIVASGPNSAIAHHQPTGRALSQGDLLKIDFGARVSGYHSDCTRTFVAGKPNQWQQDLYSLVLSAQTNSRSVLTGGVTASEVVKPTMVEFEKAGLLTNFGHGLGHGVGLEIHEDPFLSNKLDDTLDPGTVLTVEPGLYFPDQGGVRIEDTVVVTSYGYRTLTDYSYDLIEIGK; encoded by the coding sequence ATGACCTCAAGAATTACCCGTGTTCAAGATGTATTGCCCGCTGACGAAGCACTGCTGGTTACTAAGCCTGCGAATGTTCGATATCTAAGTGGTTACAGTGGCTCAAATGGCATAGTTTTGTTGACTCAATCAGATGCCACATTGTTCACTGACAGTCGTTATGCGATTCAAGCAAGTTCAGAATGTTTTGACGTCAATATCGTGATTTCGTCTGACCTATTCAAGGGGGCAGCTGAACTTGCCAAGGGAAGTGACCTGCAAATAGAAGCGCGCCACCTAACAGTTGGTGCCTTTAATCGACTAAGTGATTTGCTTGCACCAAATCGGATAAAAGTTTCAGCTGTAGGCATTGAGTCTTTTCGAGTAGTAAAAGATGAAAACGAGATTGCTTTGATCGAACAGGCTTGCCAGATCGCAACGTCCGCCCTGAACCAGGTAACTTCAATTAATTTGATTGGACGCACCGAGAGAGAGATTGCTCGCTTACTTGAATTTGAGATGTTAAATTTAGGCGCTGAAGCAATCGGTTTTGAAACAATCGTAGCCTCTGGTCCAAATAGTGCTATTGCGCACCACCAGCCAACAGGTCGAGCGCTCAGTCAAGGTGACTTACTAAAAATTGATTTCGGTGCAAGAGTGTCGGGCTATCACAGCGACTGCACCAGAACATTCGTGGCTGGCAAGCCTAATCAATGGCAACAGGATCTTTATTCCTTGGTGCTATCGGCTCAAACAAATTCGAGATCAGTTCTAACAGGTGGTGTCACAGCCAGCGAGGTGGTGAAGCCTACGATGGTGGAATTCGAGAAAGCTGGGCTCTTAACTAACTTCGGTCATGGACTTGGACATGGGGTAGGGCTGGAGATACACGAGGACCCATTCTTATCGAACAAACTTGACGATACACTTGACCCAGGCACTGTATTAACCGTCGAACCCGGTCTTTACTTCCCGGACCAAGGTGGCGTTCGAATCGAGGATACTGTGGTTGTAACTAGTTATGGTTACCGAACTTTAACTGATTACTCATACGACTTAATAGAAATAGGGAAGTAA
- the aroQ gene encoding type II 3-dehydroquinate dehydratase — MPRVLVLNGPNLNRLGQREPEVYGSQSLADIESACMTYGQQLGLEVDFRQSNDEVDLINWLQEAAADNLPVIINPAAYTHTSVAIRDAAAMLTSPLIEVHLSNPLAREEFRHTSLVSGVATGTIAGFGAQSYLLGLQALSTLL; from the coding sequence ATGCCTAGAGTACTTGTTCTTAATGGTCCTAACCTGAATCGTCTTGGACAACGTGAGCCAGAGGTCTATGGCAGTCAATCTTTGGCTGATATTGAATCGGCATGCATGACATATGGCCAGCAACTTGGACTGGAAGTTGATTTTCGCCAGTCAAATGACGAAGTAGATCTAATCAATTGGCTTCAAGAAGCTGCCGCAGATAATTTGCCAGTAATCATAAATCCAGCCGCCTACACACATACTTCGGTTGCCATCCGAGATGCAGCTGCCATGTTGACCAGCCCACTAATTGAAGTTCACTTGAGTAATCCGCTGGCAAGAGAGGAATTTCGACACACTTCACTGGTGTCTGGAGTTGCCACGGGCACAATAGCGGGATTTGGCGCTCAATCATATCTCCTTGGACTTCAGGCTTTGTCTACTTTGCTATGA
- a CDS encoding 3-dehydroquinate synthase — protein sequence MKTIEVHADVSYPVIVGRGLFGQVANFLTGVDRVAIIYPAALRLTVEFLRSSLAGVTVSALEIPDGEAAKNSSVVEFCWTKLGQAGFTRNDLIISLGGGATTDLAGFVAATWLRGIKVLHIPTTLLGMVDAAVGGKTGINTESGKNLVGSFHSPVAVLCDLDALKSLPRDDYISGLAEIIKTGFIRDPKILELIEGSPAGASSSEWEHTAQIIERAIQVKADVVSTDLKETLGTSVGREILNYGHTFGHAIERAEGYRWRHGAAVSVGMVYVAHLAHLCGVLSAEIRDRHIRILREVGLPTSYRSDNWDDLYAAMRIDKKSRGDLLRFVVLEDVARPRLLEGPDLSALYAAYELTAKGERYA from the coding sequence ATGAAGACGATAGAAGTGCATGCGGATGTCTCATACCCCGTGATAGTTGGCCGAGGACTATTTGGACAGGTTGCGAATTTCTTAACAGGAGTTGATCGCGTTGCGATCATTTATCCGGCGGCTTTAAGGCTGACTGTGGAATTCCTGCGGAGTTCTTTAGCCGGGGTAACAGTGAGTGCGCTTGAGATTCCCGATGGTGAGGCAGCAAAGAATTCTTCTGTCGTCGAATTCTGTTGGACCAAATTGGGTCAAGCAGGCTTTACCCGAAACGACTTAATTATCTCGCTAGGTGGCGGCGCTACTACAGATCTTGCAGGCTTTGTCGCTGCAACTTGGTTACGCGGCATTAAAGTGCTACACATCCCTACAACTTTGCTTGGCATGGTCGATGCTGCTGTTGGTGGAAAGACTGGTATCAATACCGAATCAGGTAAAAATCTTGTTGGCTCTTTTCATTCTCCTGTTGCAGTGCTATGTGATTTGGATGCTCTGAAGTCGCTTCCGCGGGATGACTACATAAGTGGACTAGCAGAGATTATCAAGACAGGTTTCATCCGCGACCCAAAAATTCTAGAACTCATCGAAGGTAGTCCAGCGGGTGCATCAAGTTCCGAGTGGGAACATACGGCACAGATAATTGAGCGGGCAATCCAGGTGAAGGCTGATGTGGTGAGCACAGACCTTAAGGAAACTTTAGGTACATCTGTTGGTCGAGAGATTCTAAATTACGGTCATACTTTTGGACACGCGATAGAGCGAGCCGAGGGCTACCGATGGCGACACGGAGCGGCAGTATCAGTCGGGATGGTTTACGTGGCCCACTTAGCTCATCTTTGCGGAGTTCTTTCAGCTGAAATCCGGGACCGACACATCAGAATTCTACGTGAAGTCGGTCTGCCAACTTCGTACCGGTCGGACAACTGGGACGACCTGTACGCGGCCATGCGCATCGATAAGAAATCTCGGGGCGACTTATTGAGATTTGTCGTCCTTGAGGATGTGGCGAGGCCACGCCTGCTAGAAGGGCCTGACCTGTCCGCACTTTATGCAGCCTACGAACTAACGGCAAAAGGGGAGCGATATGCCTAG
- a CDS encoding shikimate kinase, which produces MSLATWPTLRVSDVTNIVLVGVPGAGKTTVGRLLGQALERPFFDSDFEIERLAGKTVSEIFTQDGEQTFRDLEATVIADLLKGDGKVLSLGGGALLNQDTRKLVANSQTIWLVANLAKAVSRVGLNRNRPLLLGNVRGQLADLMQAREPLYREVAKHQVETSELTPDEVVAEIMKSMNSSQAGL; this is translated from the coding sequence ATGTCTCTGGCTACTTGGCCAACATTGCGAGTTTCAGACGTGACTAACATTGTGCTCGTAGGAGTACCAGGGGCAGGCAAGACAACAGTGGGTCGCTTACTTGGTCAGGCTCTCGAGCGACCATTCTTTGATAGCGATTTTGAAATAGAACGACTCGCAGGCAAGACAGTTTCCGAAATCTTTACTCAGGACGGCGAACAAACATTCCGAGACTTAGAGGCTACGGTTATCGCCGATTTGCTTAAAGGCGATGGCAAAGTGCTCTCATTAGGCGGTGGAGCTCTGCTTAATCAGGACACCCGAAAACTGGTTGCAAATAGCCAGACCATTTGGCTAGTCGCCAACCTAGCTAAGGCCGTCAGTCGCGTTGGCTTAAATCGCAACCGCCCTTTGCTACTAGGTAATGTTCGGGGGCAACTGGCCGATCTTATGCAAGCTAGGGAACCTTTGTATCGCGAGGTTGCAAAACACCAAGTAGAAACATCTGAGTTAACTCCAGATGAAGTTGTGGCTGAAATAATGAAGAGCATGAATTCTAGTCAGGCAGGATTATGA
- the aroC gene encoding chorismate synthase, with the protein MLRWLTAGESHGPSLTAVIEGLPAGIEVTTSDIQAALARRRLGYGRGARMKFEQDEVTLTGGIRHGLSMGGPIAISIANSEWPKWDKVMAADPVPQEELASLARNAPLTRPRPGHADLAGMQKYALDDVRPILERASARETAARVALGEVAKRFLRQVAGIEILSHVVAIGSVFSTNTTTPSISNLAQIDDDPVRCFAPSDSQAMQAEIKAAHDDGDTLGGVVEVVAHGVPVGLGSHVHWDRRLDSQLAAALMGIQAIKGVEIGDGFAVATRRGSAAHDEIFNDDGVLRRHTSRSGGTEGGMSTGEMLRVRAAMKPISTVPKALATVDVATGEATTAINQRSDACAVPAAGVVAEAMVALVLAQAVLEKFGGDHVSETARNVSGYLANIASFRRD; encoded by the coding sequence ATGTTGCGTTGGTTAACCGCTGGAGAGTCACATGGCCCGAGCCTGACTGCCGTAATCGAGGGTTTACCCGCTGGCATAGAAGTGACTACATCAGATATTCAAGCCGCCCTGGCTAGACGTCGACTTGGTTACGGCCGGGGTGCGCGGATGAAATTCGAGCAGGATGAGGTCACGCTAACCGGCGGCATCCGGCATGGACTTTCTATGGGTGGGCCGATTGCCATCTCGATTGCGAACTCTGAATGGCCCAAATGGGACAAAGTGATGGCTGCTGACCCCGTGCCGCAGGAAGAGCTCGCTTCCTTAGCTCGCAATGCTCCGCTAACTCGCCCTCGACCCGGGCATGCTGATCTGGCAGGTATGCAGAAGTACGCCTTGGATGACGTTCGACCAATTTTGGAACGGGCCAGTGCCAGAGAAACAGCGGCCCGAGTAGCTTTGGGCGAAGTCGCCAAAAGATTCTTGCGGCAAGTTGCTGGCATAGAAATTCTAAGTCACGTAGTTGCCATTGGTTCGGTATTTTCGACAAACACAACGACGCCAAGTATTTCCAACCTAGCGCAAATTGACGACGATCCCGTTCGATGCTTCGCCCCATCAGATAGCCAGGCTATGCAGGCTGAGATTAAGGCTGCACATGATGATGGGGATACCTTAGGCGGTGTTGTTGAGGTTGTCGCACACGGTGTACCGGTTGGTTTGGGTTCACATGTGCATTGGGACCGCAGGTTGGATTCTCAATTAGCTGCTGCGTTGATGGGAATTCAGGCCATAAAAGGTGTTGAAATTGGTGATGGCTTTGCGGTAGCAACCCGGCGAGGGTCTGCGGCACACGATGAAATCTTTAACGATGATGGGGTCTTGCGTCGGCACACGTCTCGTAGTGGCGGTACTGAAGGTGGCATGAGCACTGGGGAGATGCTGCGTGTTCGGGCTGCAATGAAACCCATCTCGACGGTACCCAAGGCATTAGCAACTGTTGATGTTGCTACTGGCGAGGCAACAACAGCAATCAATCAACGATCTGACGCTTGCGCTGTCCCGGCCGCTGGCGTGGTAGCAGAAGCAATGGTGGCCCTAGTTTTGGCGCAGGCGGTACTCGAGAAATTCGGTGGCGATCATGTCAGCGAAACTGCGCGTAATGTCTCTGGCTACTTGGCCAACATTGCGAGTTTCAGACGTGACTAA
- a CDS encoding shikimate dehydrogenase, producing the protein MKAAVLGKPILHSLSPAIHTAGYQAQNLPHTYSAIEIAENELAAFVSNCDEQWLGLSLTMPLKVAAFSVAEELTPLVQLTGSINTLVFADQIVAYNTDVYGIVRACQESEIGAAKTCSILGSGATARSAIVAAHELGVQQIHLVARNPEAILVCDEIATELGITFQATSADNAQCWESDLVINTTPAGVADTYLKPELTVSGLLLDVVYRPWPTVISSQWEDAGGRSCPGHLMLLHQAVAQYELFTGQSAPLKAMRAALEASL; encoded by the coding sequence ATGAAAGCTGCCGTGCTGGGCAAGCCAATTTTGCACTCACTTTCACCTGCAATTCATACTGCCGGCTACCAAGCTCAGAATCTGCCGCATACGTACTCAGCGATAGAGATTGCAGAGAACGAGTTGGCTGCGTTTGTTTCTAATTGCGACGAACAGTGGCTAGGACTGTCCCTGACAATGCCACTGAAAGTAGCTGCATTCTCAGTCGCTGAAGAGTTGACACCACTGGTTCAATTAACCGGATCGATAAACACTCTTGTATTTGCTGATCAAATTGTCGCTTACAACACTGATGTGTACGGAATAGTGCGTGCCTGTCAGGAAAGTGAAATAGGAGCGGCAAAAACTTGTTCCATTTTAGGTTCCGGTGCGACTGCAAGGTCTGCCATAGTGGCAGCACATGAACTAGGGGTGCAACAAATTCACCTTGTTGCTCGGAATCCTGAGGCAATCTTGGTCTGCGATGAGATTGCCACAGAACTGGGGATAACTTTTCAGGCAACGAGCGCTGACAATGCACAATGTTGGGAAAGTGACTTGGTCATTAACACTACGCCAGCAGGAGTTGCAGATACTTACCTGAAACCCGAACTTACGGTTTCAGGACTCTTGCTTGACGTGGTCTATCGACCTTGGCCAACAGTCATCAGTAGTCAATGGGAAGATGCAGGGGGGCGTTCGTGTCCAGGCCATCTCATGTTGCTCCATCAAGCAGTCGCACAATACGAACTCTTTACCGGTCAAAGCGCGCCACTGAAAGCAATGCGCGCTGCACTAGAGGCGTCGCTCTAA
- the mltG gene encoding endolytic transglycosylase MltG, with product MNSKESVPSKAKKSTLLGVFTIAGIFLVLGLWVIKGVLPPADYRGSGEQITKIKIAKGQTVSQIANILKAQGVISSVDRFVGLCADTDTCSQLQPGIYRIRTKLPVAAALSALFDPTNRIYSGLLIREGLRNSEIISLLSQETKIPESEFVVALKSPQKVGLPTWAHGNAEGFLFPATYDFPAAATASQILRIMIQKACVEYDSVGLPIHAKKLGLTPHQLLTVASILQAESHPRDYSKVARVILNRLAAPMRLQMDSTVAYGLNKKKVILSDRELTTATPYNTYLNDGLPPGPINNPGVQAIESAAKPANGDWLYFITTNLDTQETKFTSSYLEFLRFKDEFLNFCSANQGAC from the coding sequence ATGAACTCAAAGGAAAGCGTTCCATCGAAAGCCAAGAAGTCTACTTTGCTTGGCGTTTTCACAATTGCTGGAATTTTTCTAGTTCTAGGACTCTGGGTCATTAAAGGCGTGTTACCTCCAGCTGACTATCGCGGCTCAGGCGAGCAAATAACAAAAATCAAGATTGCGAAGGGCCAAACGGTCAGCCAAATCGCAAACATTCTAAAGGCACAGGGCGTGATTTCCTCAGTTGACCGCTTTGTCGGATTATGTGCAGATACTGACACTTGTAGTCAATTGCAGCCTGGTATTTACCGGATTCGGACTAAGTTGCCAGTTGCAGCAGCATTGTCGGCGTTATTTGATCCAACTAATCGTATTTACTCGGGGTTGTTAATTCGTGAAGGATTAAGAAATTCGGAAATTATTAGTCTGCTCTCACAAGAAACTAAAATCCCCGAGAGTGAATTTGTGGTGGCATTAAAATCACCACAAAAAGTAGGTCTACCAACTTGGGCTCATGGAAATGCTGAGGGGTTTTTGTTTCCGGCCACCTACGACTTCCCAGCGGCTGCCACCGCATCGCAGATTCTACGAATCATGATTCAAAAAGCTTGTGTCGAGTACGACTCCGTGGGCTTGCCGATACATGCAAAGAAGCTCGGACTTACGCCACATCAATTACTCACAGTTGCCTCGATTTTGCAGGCAGAGTCTCACCCGCGAGATTATTCGAAAGTGGCTCGGGTTATCTTAAATCGGTTGGCAGCGCCTATGAGATTGCAAATGGATTCGACCGTTGCTTATGGCTTGAATAAAAAGAAAGTGATTTTGTCGGATCGCGAATTGACTACTGCTACGCCGTACAACACGTACCTCAATGATGGACTTCCGCCTGGTCCGATCAATAATCCAGGCGTTCAGGCTATTGAATCAGCAGCAAAGCCGGCTAACGGAGATTGGCTGTATTTCATAACAACAAACCTAGATACTCAGGAAACAAAGTTCACCTCCTCGTATCTCGAATTCCTACGATTTAAAGATGAGTTCCTAAATTTCTGCAGTGCGAATCAGGGGGCTTGTTGA
- the ruvX gene encoding Holliday junction resolvase RuvX: protein MTKLPESGVRISLDFGQVRIGVARCDSHQLLAVPVTTLQNSEDVFAQIEQLLIDFDPSAIYLGLPVNLLGADTMATQSVRKFGADLKVHLAQQSVSIPIQLVDERLSTASAQALARNGGKTIKESRGFIDQAAAVEILELALAIERRTGSLAGTQVH from the coding sequence TTGACTAAGTTGCCCGAGTCTGGGGTCCGAATCTCATTAGATTTCGGGCAAGTAAGAATTGGGGTAGCGCGCTGCGATTCGCACCAATTACTAGCGGTTCCGGTCACTACGCTGCAAAATTCTGAAGACGTTTTTGCACAGATTGAGCAGCTACTGATTGATTTTGACCCCTCTGCCATATACCTTGGCCTGCCAGTTAACCTCTTGGGTGCAGACACGATGGCGACTCAATCAGTGCGTAAATTCGGTGCTGACTTAAAAGTGCATCTTGCACAACAAAGTGTTTCAATACCAATTCAACTAGTCGATGAGCGCCTATCAACTGCCAGTGCTCAGGCTCTTGCGAGAAACGGCGGGAAAACCATCAAGGAAAGCAGAGGCTTTATTGACCAAGCGGCAGCGGTGGAAATCTTGGAACTAGCTCTAGCCATAGAGCGGCGTACAGGATCCCTTGCTGGCACTCAAGTCCACTAG
- a CDS encoding alanine--tRNA ligase → MESANIRQRFLDYFANNGHTVVPSASLILDDPTLLFINAGMVPFKPYFLGEATPPYARAASVQKCVRTLDIDEVGKTTRHASFFQMCGNFSFGDYFKADAIRFAWELLTKSQTDGGYGFPEDKLWVTVYLDDDESAEIWHKQIGIPLERIQRRDMADNFWSMGVPGPCGPCSEIYYDRGPEHGRDGGPIADESRYLEIWNLVFMQFERGDGPGKEGYPILGELPAKNIDTGMGLERMAALLQNVDNIYEIDTTKITLDRASALSGQPYGRDVKSDIALRVVADHTRTCAFMIADGVLPGNEGRGYVLRRILRRVVRNMRLLGCGDPAMGDLMDATILSMSTQYPELAADRTRLVAVAVAEEESFLQTLERGTSMFDVAVKELKATGNAKLSGDSAFALHDTFGFPIDLTLEMASEQGISVDEDGFRRLMQEQRSRAKADAQARKSGVAPVTLYREIMNSAGTTEFTGYSETETETKIAGIIVDGTDVKGASAGQEVEVVLSRTSFYAEGGGQLGDHGKIILADGTTVEINDVQTPVPGLFVHRGRVLSGTVSVGAAAMSEVDVPRRLAISRAHTATHMVHKAFREALGETATQMGSENAPGRFRFDFPSSGPVPASVLADVEARVNEILIQDLKISAEYMTQAQARDSGAMALFGEKYGDQVRVVSVGDWARELCGGTHTTATGQLGLVTFLSESSIGAGVRRVEALVGSDAYRFLAREHHLVNQLTEIMKSRPEELVDRVGQTLERLRTAEREIAKARKQALLGDLAGLVGPPTRIGDTNLYRFTAPVGTEPTELRDLVTSAKGELKTNNNILVAACISADKVSFVVATDNAARTSGLSAKSIANKVLPFVSGRGGGNAEMAQGAGPSLENLELAFESLSAGLLD, encoded by the coding sequence GTGGAATCCGCTAACATCCGTCAACGGTTTTTAGATTATTTTGCAAATAACGGCCACACTGTTGTCCCAAGTGCGAGTTTGATTCTAGATGATCCGACACTTCTGTTTATTAATGCTGGCATGGTTCCATTCAAGCCATATTTCCTTGGCGAGGCAACGCCACCTTATGCAAGGGCCGCAAGTGTCCAGAAGTGCGTCCGCACCTTAGATATTGATGAGGTTGGAAAAACCACACGGCACGCTTCATTCTTCCAAATGTGCGGAAACTTTTCCTTTGGTGACTACTTCAAAGCAGATGCAATCAGATTCGCCTGGGAATTATTGACGAAATCGCAGACCGATGGTGGTTATGGATTTCCTGAGGACAAACTCTGGGTAACGGTTTATCTTGACGACGACGAAAGTGCCGAGATTTGGCACAAACAGATAGGGATTCCCCTCGAGCGGATTCAGCGCCGCGACATGGCAGACAACTTCTGGTCCATGGGTGTACCTGGACCATGCGGTCCGTGTTCTGAAATTTACTACGATCGTGGTCCCGAGCATGGTCGTGATGGTGGACCGATTGCCGACGAGTCAAGATATCTAGAGATTTGGAATCTTGTCTTCATGCAGTTTGAGCGCGGAGATGGACCAGGCAAAGAAGGGTACCCAATTCTCGGGGAACTTCCGGCCAAGAACATTGACACAGGCATGGGTCTTGAGCGCATGGCAGCGCTATTGCAAAACGTGGATAACATCTACGAAATAGACACCACAAAGATCACTCTCGATCGGGCAAGTGCACTAAGCGGTCAGCCGTATGGCAGAGATGTTAAGTCAGATATCGCATTGCGAGTGGTTGCTGACCACACGCGCACTTGTGCATTCATGATTGCTGACGGTGTTTTACCGGGCAATGAAGGAAGAGGTTATGTTCTGCGCCGGATTCTTCGTCGAGTTGTGCGCAACATGCGTCTACTAGGTTGTGGTGATCCTGCTATGGGCGATTTAATGGATGCAACCATTCTTTCCATGTCAACTCAGTACCCAGAACTAGCGGCCGATCGCACTCGACTGGTTGCCGTTGCCGTCGCTGAGGAAGAATCCTTCCTGCAGACGCTTGAGCGTGGAACATCAATGTTTGATGTAGCGGTTAAAGAATTAAAAGCAACCGGGAATGCGAAACTATCCGGCGACTCTGCTTTTGCCCTGCATGATACTTTCGGCTTCCCAATCGATTTGACGCTTGAGATGGCCAGTGAACAGGGCATCAGTGTTGACGAAGATGGCTTCCGCCGCCTGATGCAAGAGCAAAGATCTCGAGCCAAGGCCGATGCGCAAGCACGCAAGAGCGGTGTTGCCCCCGTTACTTTGTATCGAGAGATCATGAACTCAGCGGGCACCACGGAATTTACCGGATACAGCGAAACTGAAACCGAAACGAAAATCGCCGGGATCATCGTAGACGGCACGGATGTAAAGGGCGCCAGTGCTGGTCAGGAAGTTGAAGTGGTGTTGTCACGCACCTCTTTCTACGCTGAAGGCGGCGGTCAACTTGGTGATCATGGAAAAATCATTTTGGCCGACGGTACTACAGTCGAAATCAACGATGTCCAGACTCCTGTGCCTGGTTTATTTGTACATAGAGGCAGAGTATTGAGCGGTACAGTCTCGGTTGGTGCAGCGGCAATGTCTGAAGTCGATGTACCGCGCAGGTTGGCGATTTCGCGTGCTCACACTGCGACTCACATGGTACACAAAGCTTTCCGTGAAGCTCTTGGAGAAACTGCAACTCAAATGGGTTCAGAGAATGCTCCCGGCCGGTTCCGCTTTGATTTCCCGAGCAGTGGACCAGTTCCCGCCTCGGTTTTGGCGGATGTCGAAGCGCGAGTGAATGAAATACTGATTCAAGATCTGAAGATCAGCGCCGAATACATGACGCAAGCGCAGGCACGTGACTCTGGAGCCATGGCCTTATTCGGCGAGAAGTACGGCGACCAAGTGCGGGTAGTAAGCGTTGGCGATTGGGCGCGAGAACTTTGCGGCGGAACACACACCACCGCTACGGGTCAGCTTGGCTTAGTTACTTTCTTGTCCGAAAGTTCGATTGGCGCTGGTGTTAGGCGAGTCGAGGCACTGGTTGGCTCAGACGCTTATCGTTTTCTGGCTCGCGAACACCATCTCGTTAACCAACTCACAGAGATCATGAAATCTCGCCCAGAGGAGTTAGTAGATCGCGTCGGTCAAACTCTGGAAAGATTGCGAACTGCTGAACGGGAAATCGCTAAGGCACGAAAGCAGGCATTGCTAGGCGACCTCGCTGGACTTGTCGGCCCGCCAACCAGAATTGGCGACACTAATCTGTATCGGTTTACTGCCCCAGTTGGAACGGAGCCTACTGAATTGCGTGACCTTGTTACCTCAGCAAAGGGTGAGCTCAAGACAAATAACAACATCCTGGTAGCAGCTTGCATCAGCGCGGATAAAGTTTCATTCGTAGTAGCAACAGACAACGCTGCTCGAACAAGTGGACTGTCGGCGAAATCTATTGCAAATAAGGTTCTGCCGTTCGTCTCGGGCAGAGGCGGGGGGAATGCTGAGATGGCTCAGGGAGCAGGACCCAGCCTTGAAAATCTAGAGTTAGCGTTCGAGAGCCTTTCAGCAGGTCTGCTTGACTAA